The following proteins come from a genomic window of Diprion similis isolate iyDipSimi1 chromosome 8, iyDipSimi1.1, whole genome shotgun sequence:
- the LOC124409536 gene encoding STE20-related kinase adapter protein alpha, whose amino-acid sequence MHDSDSDNYEGSAVLGMCCNGAGSVHLARYKPKNTHVVIKKFNMDNHSHEEYDLVEQEIIMTRQLQHPNILPYLATFVSGHNICVVSPLMGYGSCHDLIEEYFNEGLPELAIAYILKDILHGLEYIHKRGFIHRAIKASHILISTSGQACLSGMRYACEIVRHGKWQRNIHSFPKSTANNLKWLSPELLQQDLHGYNEKSDTYSLGMTICELANGVVPFCDTPATLMLTEKVRGSAPHILDRSTIPPNTMDTEGDENGETKLVCDDIAGDGNASSSSLESVRTRLHNMSSRKFSEPFHSLTELCLLRNPSDRPTMSQLAVHPFFKQCRRNDESLIKILRCVTSISEKHAHSAGDYLVALSTEQLVDLDLETCQWDF is encoded by the exons ATGCATGACTCTGACTCTGACAACTATGAAGGAAGCGCTGTTCTGGGGATGTGCTGTAACGGAGCAGGTAGTGTTCACCTGGCGCGCTACAAGCCGAAGAACACACATGTAGTGATTAAAAAGTTTAACATGGACAATCACAGTCACGAGGAATATGACCTGGTGGAACAGGAAATAATAATGACCAGGCAGCTTCAGCATCCCAATATCCTTCCTTATTTAGCAACCTTCGTCTCCGGGCATAACATCTGCGTTGTATCACCACTTATGGGTTACGGATCCTGCCATGATCTGATCGAGGAATATTTCAACGAGGGACTGCCGGAGCTGGCGATCGCGTACATACTGAAGGACATTCTTCACGGATTGGAATACATTCACAAAAGAGGGTTCATCCATAG GGCAATCAAAGCCAGCCACATTCTTATCTCAACGTCCGGTCAGGCTTGTTTGTCCGGCATGCGATATGCCTGCGAAATCGTCAGGCACGGCAAATGGCAGAGGAATATACATTCCTTTCCAAAATCAACTGCTAACAATTTGAAATGGCTGAGCCCGGAGCTTCTTCAACAG GATCTCCATGGGTACAATGAAAAATCCGATACTTATAGCTTAGGCATGACGATATGCGAACTGGCCAATGGCGTTGTGCCGTTTTGTGATACTCCTGCCACTTTAATGCTGACAGAAAAAGTACGCGGAAGCGCTCCTCACATATTAGACCGCTCGACCATTCCCCCTAATACAATGGACACAGAGGGTGATGAGAACG GTGAGACGAAATTGGTATGCGACGACATTGCGGGTGATGGAAACGCAAGCAGCAGTAGTTTGGAATCTGTTAGAACACGTTTGCACAATATGTccagcagaaaattttctgagCCTTTTCATTCCTTGACCGAATTATGCTTATTGAGAAATCCGTCAGATCGTCCTACGATGAGTCAGCTTGCGGTGCatccatttttcaaacagtGCCGCAGAAACGACGAATCATTGATCAAAATACTTCGATGCGTTACTTCGATTAGTGAAAAGCACGCCCACTCCGCAG GTGATTATCTTGTCGCTCTATCTACGGAGCAGCTGGTTGATTTAGATCTGGAGACTTGTCAGTGGGACTTCTGA
- the LOC124409531 gene encoding zinc transporter 2-like, with translation MSHTCDDQINDDYIGDESEKNLLVANDSCARCRKLSTSSSILSYESKLRNWTEDLMVGADAEEFNGNAAIPNIMFPQTRLSLNSCDNTEATSLDRYSNIPLQNGHVYNVQEHCHTKTTRRKDFSPWRQLVAASLMCLIFMLAEIIGGHLAGSIAIMTDAAHLLSDFVGFLVSLFSIWIGQRAPTKRLSFGFYRAEILGAVLSVLIIWILTGIFVYISILRLVNGDFNIKADTMMLVAGIGIIINIIMGLTLHGMCIKVPHSHSHGGPRSSHSHTHKDVPGNINVRAAVIHVIGDLIQSIGVFVTAVIIKQYPNAKIADPICTCIFALIVLFTTVPVLRDSLNVLMEGFPHHFDYTDVLKTLSSIEGVQNAHNLHIWSLTMDKYALAVHLAISNNADSDIVLKNALKYIKRELDIEAATVQVERYLFPTMENCVQCRPPIN, from the exons ATGTCTCATACCTGCGACGATCAAATCAATGATGATTACATCGGAGATGAATCTGAAAAGAACCTGTTAGTGGCTAATGATAGTTGCGCAAGATGCAGGAAGTTGTCAACGTCTAGCAGCATACTCAGTTACGAAAGCAAACTACGAAATTGGACGGAGGATTTAATGGTCGGAGCCGATGCCGAAGAATTTAATGGCAATGCGGCTATTCCTAATATTATGTTCCCTCAGACGAGGTTGTCGCTCAATTCCTGCGATAACACTGAAGCTACTTCGCTT GATCGATACTCAAATATTCCGCTCCAGAATGGTCATGTTTACAACGTTCAAGAGCATTGTCATACAAAAACCACTCGAAGGAAAGATTTTAGTCCATGGCGTCAATTGGTCGCGGCTTCTTTAATGTGTCTCATATTCATG CTAGCGGAAATAATCGGAGGTCATTTGGCAGGGAGTATAGCCATCATGACTGATGCTGCACATTTATTGTCAGATTTTGTAGGTTTTTTAGTcagtttattttccatttggATCGGACAACGTGCGCCGACCAAAAGATTGTCATTCGGATTCTACCGAGCTG AAATTTTGGGTGCCGTGCTCAGTGTCTTAATAATATGGATATTGACTGGAATATTCGTTTACATTTCCATACTACGCTTGGTAAACGGCGATTTCAATATCAAAGCGGACACAATGATGCTTGTAGCAGGAATTGGGATAATCATAAATATTAT AATGGGACTCACCCTGCACGGAATGTGTATTAAAGTCCCGCATAGTCACAGTCACGGCGGCCCGCGATCTAGTCACTCGCATACTCACAAAGATGTTCCTGGTAATATTAATGTGCGAGCAGCCGTTATACATGTTATAGGCGACCTAATTCAAAGTATTGGAGTTTTCGTCACTGCCGTTATTATCAAACAATAC CCAAATGCGAAAATAGCTGATCCTATTTGTACATGCATATTTGCATTGATTGTGCTATTTACTACTGTGCCTGTGTTGAGAGACAGTTTAAATGTCTTAATGGAAGGTTTCCCTCATCACTTTGATTACACGGATGTGTTGAAAACTTTATCCAGCATAGAAGGGGTGCAAAATGCTCATAATCTTCATATATGGTCATTAACGATGGACAAATATGCGCTCGCCGTTCATCTAGCCATTA GTAACAACGCGGACTCCGATATTGTCTTGAAAAATGCGCTGAAGTACATTAAGAGAGAATTAGACATTGAAGCTGCCACCGTACAAGTAGAAAGATACCTTTTCCCCACCATGGAAAACTGTGTTCAATGCAGACCGCCAATAAACTGA
- the LOC124409539 gene encoding protein YIPF1, translating into MMNGDGNKPSESQFISFQDYSPINRSAGGGQAQLDVDTPDNQGFGGIQNDSTGIGMIEDLQGMPNKNDQETQHNFWSIEYYQKFFNVDTDDVVQRIIRSIIPRGGENYLESHIRPKPDLYGPFWVCVTLIFSIAISGNMANYLQTANSQGFHWRYDFHIVSYAATAIFIYAWLLPLALWGALKWSTSTREDDNELIQSNTAPGILELLCLYGYSLTIYIPVAFLWTIQIGWLQWTLVAVAAFMSGGVLLRSLSPVIAGKHKAIYAVVILGMHFLLAAGFKMYFFHNPRSSPSASQIVNVVTTAASVVKTANDSLSSISST; encoded by the exons ATGATGAACGGGGACGGCAACAAACCGTCGGAGTCCCAATTTATATCTTTTCAAGATTACTCACCGATAAATCGTTCCGCTGGTGGCGGACAGGCTCAGCTGGACGTTGATACACCTGACAATCAGGGCTTCGGCGGAATCCAGAATGACAGTACGGGAATCGGAATGATCGAGGACCTCCAGGGAATGCCGAACAAAAATGACC AAGAAACGCAGCACAATTTCTGGAGCATCGAATACTACCAGAAATTCTTCAACGTCGACACTGACGACGTTGTGCAAAGGATAATCAGGTCCATAATACCGCGAGGGGGTGAGAATTATCTCGAATCCCACATCCGGCCTAAGCCTGATCTTTACGGTCCATTCTGGGTCTGTGTCACGCTAATATTTTCCATAGCGATTAGTGGAAACATGGCTAATTACCTTCAGACAGCAAACTCGCAGGGATTTCACTGGCGGTACGATTTCCATATCGTTTCTTACGCCGCTACCGCCATTTTCATTTATGCCTGGCTTTTACCACTTGCGCTTTGGGGCGCCCTGAAATGGTCTACCAGCACTCGAGAAGATGACAACGAATTAATCCAG TCGAATACTGCTCCTGGGATACTGGAACTCCTCTGCCTCTATGGATACTCGCTGACTATTTACATACCCGTCGCCTTTCTGTGGACTATACAGATCGGGTGGCTGCAATGGACACTTGTCGCCGTAGCTGCATTCATGTCTGGTGGAGTGTTGCTGCGCTCTTTGTCACCAGTTATAGCTG gCAAGCATAAAGCTATTTACGCCGTAGTGATCCTAGGGATGCATTTCTTACTTGCTGCTGGTTTCAAAATGTACTTTTTCCACAATCCACGATCTTCTCCGAGTGCCAGCCAGATCGTTAATGTTGTAACGACAGCTGCATCAGTTGTTAAGACAGCGAATGACAGTTTATCGTCAATTTCGTCAACTTAG
- the LOC124409554 gene encoding ragulator complex protein LAMTOR1 isoform X1, translated as MLPKPLQRRQWAAGMSSGDAVNERTRLLVNPVSNTPNIPTAHSDDYINPYTSPVPKKTDEQSALNRILQETAANVIDVGALDSHNLEQHEYMDRSKAYAKRIEVIGVQIPDHPPCLLKDIPAPERVLAEEGLPQQDREMITDMMNSAVTALSEIQVEHKEDLVVPFLS; from the exons ATGTTGCCCAAGCCTTTGCAAAGAAGACAATGGGCCGCAGGTATGTCAAGT GGTGACGCAGTAAACGAGAGGACACGTTTGCTGGTAAATCCGGTCAGCAATACACCAAATATCCCAACAGCGCACAG tGACGATTATATTAATCCATATACGAGCCCTGTCCCAAAGAAGACTGATGAACAAAGCGCCCTAAACCGAATCTTGCAGGAAACTGCTgc CAATGTGATCGATGTCGGTGCTCTTGACTCGCACAATTTGGAACAGCACGAATACATGGATAGGTCAAAAGCATATGCTAAAAGGATAGAAGTTATCGGTGTTCAAATACCTGACCACCCGCCTTGCCTATTAAAGGATATACCAGCCCCCGAGAGGGTGTTAGCGGAGGAAGGGCTGCCCCAGCAGGATCGAGAAATG atTACGGATATGATGAATAGTGCGGTAACCGCTTTGAGCGAGATACAGGTGGAACACAAAGAAGATTTAGTCGTACCCTTCCTGTCGTGA
- the LOC124409528 gene encoding probable asparagine--tRNA ligase, mitochondrial isoform X2, protein MAFVKWILEVPRRLFLANSIAVKRSVHSCARISETNVSDAVGTRRIIKGWVKALRNMKDNVFIDVSDGSCSEHLQIVIPKSIKPSNLTYGSSVSVEGDIAMGPNGRVELRAETISVVGECVVSDGYPFMPRKKYPQEYIRQYLHMRPRTNGFGSLLRIRDLATVAIGDHLRSRGFVGVHTPVLTSNDCEGAGEVFTVRPASEGLMKSMKKEGVSDDEAYFNTKVFLTVSGQLQLESVVRGLSKVFCFGPTFRAENSKSRLHLSEFYMIEAEIAFARNIEELAQEAELLLKSVTNYVIDKGGSDLRIHGAPEPDWLDKTFHIISYDEAVKILEENIGQLSSPIKYGESLSKDHELFLVQHTNGVPVFIVDFPKESKPFYMKEAPHDPTKIFRRRRQWTS, encoded by the exons ATGGCGTTTGTTAAATGGATACTCGAAGTACCGCGGAGGTTATTTCTCGCGAATAGTATCGCCGTCAAACGCAGTGTACACAGCTGTGCCAGGATATCCGAAACAAACGTATCCGATGCGGTAGGAACACGGAGAATAATTAAG GGCTGGGTCAAAGCACTGCGAAACATGAAGGACAACGTGTTTATCGATGTTTCGGACGGCTCGTGCAGCGAGCACTTGCAAATCGTAATACCGAAATCAATTAAGCCGAGTAACTTGACCTATGGAAGCAGCGTCTCAGTCGAGGGTGATATAGCAATGGGACCAAATGGGAGAGTAGAGTTAAGAGCGGAAACTATCTCAGTTGTTGGGGAATGCGTTGTTTCAGATGGTTATCCGTTCATGCCTAGGAAAAAATATCCGCAAGAATACATTAGGCAGTATTTGCATATGAGACCGAGGACAAATGGCTTTGGGAGCCTGCTGAGGATACGAGATTTGGCCACTGTGGCTATAGGAGATCACCTTAGAAGTCGAGGATTTGTCGGAGTCCATACACCAGTTTTAACTTCTAACGACTGTGAAGGTGCGGGGGAAGTGTTCACAGTGAGACCAGCAAGCGAGGGGCTTATGAAATCTATGAAAAAGGAAGGCGTTTCAGACGATGAGGCTTACTTCAACACTAAAGTATTTCTCACGGTTTCTGGTCAGCTACAGTTGGAATCTGTAGTAAG aggCTTGTCCAAGGTTTTCTGTTTTGGTCCGACTTTTAGAGCAGAGAATTCAAAGTCTCGATTACACCTGTCCGAGTTTTACATGATCGAAGCTGAGATAGCTTTCGCTAGGAATATTGAGGAGCTAGCTCAAGAAGCTGAATTGTTGTTGAAAAGTGTGACTAATTATGTCATCGACAAGGGGGGCTCAGACCTTCGTATTCATGGTGCGCCAGAGCCAGATTGGCTTGATAAAACTTTTCACATAATCAGCTACGATGAAGCTGTAAAAATATTGGAGGAGAATATAGGTCAATTAAGTTCGCCCATTAAGTACGGAGAGAGCCTTTCAAAAGACCATGAACTATTTCTAGTACAACATACCAACGGAGTACCCGTATTCATTGTTGACTTTCCAAAAGAAAGCAAGCCCTTTTATATGAAAGAAGCTCCCCACGACCCGACAAAG aTCTTTCGAAGGCGGCGGCAATGGACCTCTTGA
- the LOC124409519 gene encoding ATP-binding cassette subfamily G member 4-like, translating to MYQRSVLITLPKAPSIDIEFNSLTYHAQCGFRTPKKAILKGLSGQFKSGELTAIMGPSGAGKSTLLNILTGFKKKNVSGRISYIGSDGKQEWNAYKKDSCYIQQDDQLLPLFTVNEAMQIAADLKLGASLNKKAKQMLIDDVLDSLDLSKTKETRCNRLSGGQKKRLSIALELLDNPPVMFLDEPTTGLDSSSSLQVVSMLKSLAKAGRTIVCTIHQPNATIYEMFDHIYLVAEGNCVYQGAANNTVEYLNNVGLNCPKYHNPADYIIEVINKEYGNFNEQLAIASRERNWRAPPVVKNINLQEMDRQHNEEGKAKVLINPPSELSKFWTLLNRNLVQLYRDWTVTHLKLILNFCVGVLLGLLYLNAGEDGSKTISNVGYMLVSAVYLCYTSMMPAVLRFPSELPVLKKEQFNNWYHLKTYYAAFLVANLPIQTLYAVVYCSISYFLSSQPLDWNRFLMFLAIAILTTLTAESIGLVLGTTVNPINGTFLGAISTAVMLIFAGFFVLFNHMPTFLYYVSYFSYLRYSLEGLVQAVYGFNRGDLNCPEEAIYCHYRVPKIVLKELAMTDSKYWVDIVLLSAHFVVLRIVAYCTLRRKLAIS from the coding sequence ATGTACCAACGATCCGTGCTGATAACCCTGCCGAAGGCGCCGTCAATAGACATAGAATTCAACTCCTTGACATACCATGCTCAGTGTGGATTTCGCACTCCGAAAAAGGCAATACTCAAGGGACTATCGGGTCAGTTTAAATCTGGGGAATTGACGGCTATAATGGGTCCGTCCGGGGCAGGGAAATCAACGTTGCTAAACATCCTGACCGGATTCAAGAAGAAGAACGTCTCCGGCAGGATTAGCTACATCGGCTCGGATGGCAAGCAGGAATGGAACGCTTATAAGAAAGACTCGTGCTACATCCAACAGGACGATCAACTGCTCCCACTGTTCACGGTAAACGAGGCGATGCAAATAGCCGCCGATCTCAAGCTGGGTGCATCCCTTAACAAGAAGGCGAAGCAGATGCTGATAGACGACGTTCTGGACTCCCTTGACCTATCCAAAACCAAGGAAACTCGCTGCAACCGGCTGAGCGGGGGCCAGAAAAAGAGACTGAGCATCGCCCTCGAGCTTCTGGACAATCCGCCGGTCATGTTTTTGGACGAACCAACGACCGGTCTGGACTCTTCGTCCTCCCTCCAGGTTGTCTCAATGCTGAAATCCCTCGCCAAGGCCGGCAGAACAATAGTATGCACCATCCATCAGCCCAATGCTACGATATACGAAATGTTCGACCACATTTACCTTGTTGCCGAGGGTAACTGCGTGTATCAGGGTGCAGCCAACAACACGGTGGAGTACCTGAACAACGTGGGACTGAACTGTCCCAAGTACCACAATCCCGCTGACTATATAATAGAGGTGATCAACAAGGAGTACGGAAACTTTAACGAGCAGCTCGCCATCGCATCCCGCGAGAGAAACTGGAGGGCACCACCAGTGGTAAAAAACATCAACCTTCAAGAGATGGACAGGCAACACAACGAGGAAGGAAAAGCAAAGGTCCTGATCAACCCTCCGTCGGAGCTGAGCAAATTTTGGACGCTGCTGAACCGCAACTTGGTCCAGCTGTACCGTGACTGGACCGTTACCCACCTCAAACTGATCCTTAACTTTTGCGTCGGCGTGCTGCTCGGGTTGCTCTATCTCAACGCCGGGGAAGATGGCTCCAAAACCATCAGCAATGTCGGGTACATGCTTGTATCAGCCGTCTACTTGTGCTATACCAGCATGATGCCCGCGGTTCTTCGCTTCCCGTCCGAGCTCCCCGTGCTCAAGAAGGAGCAGTTCAACAACTGGTATCACCTTAAAACCTACTACGCAGCGTTTCTCGTCGCCAATCTGCCCATCCAGACTCTCTATGCCGTCGTCTACTGCTCCATTTCCTACTTCCTCAGTAGTCAACCGCTGGATTGGAATAGATTCCTGATGTTCCTCGCCATCGCTATACTAACCACTCTGACAGCGGAGAGCATCGGTCTTGTCTTGGGAACAACTGTGAACCCGATCAACGGTACATTCCTAGGCGCCATTTCTACCGCTGTTATGCTGATATTTGCTGGATTTTTTGTACTGTTCAATCACATGCCAACTTTCCTCTATTACGTTAGTTACTTCAGCTACCTTCGCTACTCGCTTGAAGGACTCGTTCAGGCAGTCTACGGTTTTAACAGAGGAGATTTGAACTGTCCAGAAGAGGCAATTTATTGTCATTATCGCGTACCCAAAATCGTACTCAAGGAGTTAGCCATGACAGACAGCAAGTATTGGGTAGATATTGTTTTGCTCTCGGCGCATTTTGTCGTTTTAAGAATCGTCGCGTATTGTAcattgagaagaaaattagCTATTTCTTAA
- the LOC124409554 gene encoding ragulator complex protein LAMTOR1 isoform X2 has product MGCCPSLCKEDNGPQGDAVNERTRLLVNPVSNTPNIPTAHSDDYINPYTSPVPKKTDEQSALNRILQETAANVIDVGALDSHNLEQHEYMDRSKAYAKRIEVIGVQIPDHPPCLLKDIPAPERVLAEEGLPQQDREMITDMMNSAVTALSEIQVEHKEDLVVPFLS; this is encoded by the exons ATGGGATGTTGCCCAAGCCTTTGCAAAGAAGACAATGGGCCGCAG GGTGACGCAGTAAACGAGAGGACACGTTTGCTGGTAAATCCGGTCAGCAATACACCAAATATCCCAACAGCGCACAG tGACGATTATATTAATCCATATACGAGCCCTGTCCCAAAGAAGACTGATGAACAAAGCGCCCTAAACCGAATCTTGCAGGAAACTGCTgc CAATGTGATCGATGTCGGTGCTCTTGACTCGCACAATTTGGAACAGCACGAATACATGGATAGGTCAAAAGCATATGCTAAAAGGATAGAAGTTATCGGTGTTCAAATACCTGACCACCCGCCTTGCCTATTAAAGGATATACCAGCCCCCGAGAGGGTGTTAGCGGAGGAAGGGCTGCCCCAGCAGGATCGAGAAATG atTACGGATATGATGAATAGTGCGGTAACCGCTTTGAGCGAGATACAGGTGGAACACAAAGAAGATTTAGTCGTACCCTTCCTGTCGTGA
- the LOC124409528 gene encoding probable asparagine--tRNA ligase, mitochondrial isoform X1, with protein MAFVKWILEVPRRLFLANSIAVKRSVHSCARISETNVSDAVGTRRIIKGWVKALRNMKDNVFIDVSDGSCSEHLQIVIPKSIKPSNLTYGSSVSVEGDIAMGPNGRVELRAETISVVGECVVSDGYPFMPRKKYPQEYIRQYLHMRPRTNGFGSLLRIRDLATVAIGDHLRSRGFVGVHTPVLTSNDCEGAGEVFTVRPASEGLMKSMKKEGVSDDEAYFNTKVFLTVSGQLQLESVVRGLSKVFCFGPTFRAENSKSRLHLSEFYMIEAEIAFARNIEELAQEAELLLKSVTNYVIDKGGSDLRIHGAPEPDWLDKTFHIISYDEAVKILEENIGQLSSPIKYGESLSKDHELFLVQHTNGVPVFIVDFPKESKPFYMKEAPHDPTKAAAMDLLMPIVGELIGGSMREDNYDVLKSKLSSLTPNLDWYLELRKYGNVPSGGFGMGFERYLQTIMGIPNIKDTIPFPRWPHNCKF; from the exons ATGGCGTTTGTTAAATGGATACTCGAAGTACCGCGGAGGTTATTTCTCGCGAATAGTATCGCCGTCAAACGCAGTGTACACAGCTGTGCCAGGATATCCGAAACAAACGTATCCGATGCGGTAGGAACACGGAGAATAATTAAG GGCTGGGTCAAAGCACTGCGAAACATGAAGGACAACGTGTTTATCGATGTTTCGGACGGCTCGTGCAGCGAGCACTTGCAAATCGTAATACCGAAATCAATTAAGCCGAGTAACTTGACCTATGGAAGCAGCGTCTCAGTCGAGGGTGATATAGCAATGGGACCAAATGGGAGAGTAGAGTTAAGAGCGGAAACTATCTCAGTTGTTGGGGAATGCGTTGTTTCAGATGGTTATCCGTTCATGCCTAGGAAAAAATATCCGCAAGAATACATTAGGCAGTATTTGCATATGAGACCGAGGACAAATGGCTTTGGGAGCCTGCTGAGGATACGAGATTTGGCCACTGTGGCTATAGGAGATCACCTTAGAAGTCGAGGATTTGTCGGAGTCCATACACCAGTTTTAACTTCTAACGACTGTGAAGGTGCGGGGGAAGTGTTCACAGTGAGACCAGCAAGCGAGGGGCTTATGAAATCTATGAAAAAGGAAGGCGTTTCAGACGATGAGGCTTACTTCAACACTAAAGTATTTCTCACGGTTTCTGGTCAGCTACAGTTGGAATCTGTAGTAAG aggCTTGTCCAAGGTTTTCTGTTTTGGTCCGACTTTTAGAGCAGAGAATTCAAAGTCTCGATTACACCTGTCCGAGTTTTACATGATCGAAGCTGAGATAGCTTTCGCTAGGAATATTGAGGAGCTAGCTCAAGAAGCTGAATTGTTGTTGAAAAGTGTGACTAATTATGTCATCGACAAGGGGGGCTCAGACCTTCGTATTCATGGTGCGCCAGAGCCAGATTGGCTTGATAAAACTTTTCACATAATCAGCTACGATGAAGCTGTAAAAATATTGGAGGAGAATATAGGTCAATTAAGTTCGCCCATTAAGTACGGAGAGAGCCTTTCAAAAGACCATGAACTATTTCTAGTACAACATACCAACGGAGTACCCGTATTCATTGTTGACTTTCCAAAAGAAAGCAAGCCCTTTTATATGAAAGAAGCTCCCCACGACCCGACAAAG GCGGCGGCAATGGACCTCTTGATGCCTATCGTTGGGGAATTGATAGGAGGCAGTATGCGTGAGGATAACTACGACGTGTTGAAGTCAAAGTTATCTTCGCTTACCCCAAACCTAGATTGGTACTTAGAACTTCGTAAATATGGAAATGTTCCCTCCGGAGGTTTCGGAATGGGTTTCGAACGTTATTTGCAAACCATAATGGGCATACCAAATATCAAAGATACTATTCCGTTTCCTAGATGGCCTCAcaattgcaaattttga
- the LOC124409554 gene encoding ragulator complex protein LAMTOR1 isoform X4: MGCCPSLCKEDNGPQGDAVNERTRLLVNPVSNTPNIPTAHSNVIDVGALDSHNLEQHEYMDRSKAYAKRIEVIGVQIPDHPPCLLKDIPAPERVLAEEGLPQQDREMITDMMNSAVTALSEIQVEHKEDLVVPFLS, encoded by the exons ATGGGATGTTGCCCAAGCCTTTGCAAAGAAGACAATGGGCCGCAG GGTGACGCAGTAAACGAGAGGACACGTTTGCTGGTAAATCCGGTCAGCAATACACCAAATATCCCAACAGCGCACAG CAATGTGATCGATGTCGGTGCTCTTGACTCGCACAATTTGGAACAGCACGAATACATGGATAGGTCAAAAGCATATGCTAAAAGGATAGAAGTTATCGGTGTTCAAATACCTGACCACCCGCCTTGCCTATTAAAGGATATACCAGCCCCCGAGAGGGTGTTAGCGGAGGAAGGGCTGCCCCAGCAGGATCGAGAAATG atTACGGATATGATGAATAGTGCGGTAACCGCTTTGAGCGAGATACAGGTGGAACACAAAGAAGATTTAGTCGTACCCTTCCTGTCGTGA
- the LOC124409554 gene encoding ragulator complex protein LAMTOR1 isoform X3, translated as MLPKPLQRRQWAAGMSSGDAVNERTRLLVNPVSNTPNIPTAHSNVIDVGALDSHNLEQHEYMDRSKAYAKRIEVIGVQIPDHPPCLLKDIPAPERVLAEEGLPQQDREMITDMMNSAVTALSEIQVEHKEDLVVPFLS; from the exons ATGTTGCCCAAGCCTTTGCAAAGAAGACAATGGGCCGCAGGTATGTCAAGT GGTGACGCAGTAAACGAGAGGACACGTTTGCTGGTAAATCCGGTCAGCAATACACCAAATATCCCAACAGCGCACAG CAATGTGATCGATGTCGGTGCTCTTGACTCGCACAATTTGGAACAGCACGAATACATGGATAGGTCAAAAGCATATGCTAAAAGGATAGAAGTTATCGGTGTTCAAATACCTGACCACCCGCCTTGCCTATTAAAGGATATACCAGCCCCCGAGAGGGTGTTAGCGGAGGAAGGGCTGCCCCAGCAGGATCGAGAAATG atTACGGATATGATGAATAGTGCGGTAACCGCTTTGAGCGAGATACAGGTGGAACACAAAGAAGATTTAGTCGTACCCTTCCTGTCGTGA